One Glycine max cultivar Williams 82 chromosome 6, Glycine_max_v4.0, whole genome shotgun sequence DNA segment encodes these proteins:
- the LOC100810093 gene encoding dr1-associated corepressor homolog: protein MRKKLDTRFPAARIKKIMQADEDVGKIALAVPVLVSKALELFLQDLCDRTYEVTLQRGAKTMNSLHLKHCVQSYSVFDFLRDIVSRVPDYGHGHGHGHSEAGADDRALPKRRKAVGDDGNDSDEEAKRSKMRELGHTGTPGRGRGRGRGRGRGRGARTIERDICHQQVESEPCTSILQSSNDIPNTSVPIDNGPQSKELPKENFVISEESTQSFRNIDLNANLNENEDKNAGTAVPASLPEPTSMDTAMEIKHEEIPGWSLSDVDKMGIDTMQLANLGSRLEEDEEDYDEEG, encoded by the exons ATGCGGAAGAAGCTCGATACCCGTTTCCCCgct GCTCGGATAAAGAAGATAATGCAAGCAGATGAGGATGTCGGAAAGATAGCGTTGGCAGTTCCTGTTTTAGTTT CTAAAGCTCTGGAGTTATTTTTGCAAGATCTTTGTGACCGCACTTATGAAGTAACCCTTCAGAGAGGAGCAAAGACCATGAATTCATTGCATTT GAAACATTGTGTACAAAGTTATAGTGTTTTTGACTTTCTAAGAGACATTGTCAGCAGAGTTCCTGACTATGGGCATGGCCATGGCCATGGCCATTCAGAGGCTGGAGCTGATGATCGTGCACTTCCAAAGAGAAG GAAAGCTGTTGGTGACGACGGCAATGACAGTGATGAAGAGGCTAAGAGGAGTAAGATG cGTGAGCTGGGCCACACTGGCACTCCTGGTAGGGGAAGAGGCCGAGGTAGAGGAAGAGGCCGTGGCCGAGGGGCTCGAACTATTGAAAGAGATATCTGTCATCAGCAGGTTGAATCCGAGCCTTGCACCTCTATTCTGCAAAGTAGCAATGATATTCCTAACACTAGTGTGCCAATAGATAATGGTCCACAATCCAAGGAGTTACCAAAGGAGAACTTTGTGATTTCTGAGGAAAGTACTCAATCTTTCCGCAACATTGATCTGAATGCTAACTTAAATGAAAACGAAGACAAAAATGCTGGCACAGCTGTTCCGGCTTCATTGCCTGAGCCCACTTCCATGGACACTGCCATGGAGATTAAACATGAAGAAATTCCAGGCTGGTCCCTATCTGATGTGGACAAGATGGGCATTGACACTATGCAGCTTGCAAACCTAGGTAGTCGACtagaagaggacgaagaagatTATGACGAGGAAGGGTAA
- the LOC102663393 gene encoding zinc finger protein 3: protein MASSHFLEGCPSEGSSISATSEGISHKPSAEEEKNHDEVTTMKEKDVKSEQDQASNSNSHMVLDFVKLSKDYSIRGSKVELDFFNPMSLGGSSSSRTNNNEGRDENNNEEKSSEAKTFSCNFCKKEFSSSQALGGHQNAHKQERALAKRRQGIDAGAFGNPHFLYYPYHPTHSFYGSYNRALGVRMESMIHKPSYPSPSLGFRFGQGWSRSQEMLNPSLDRLRMETLHANSGTRILGSDNTNLRTQDDRGTIGHNIPFLGESSTNVVTKSNSAPLSNLGGDHPKQEAPSSPDSSDEIDLSLKL from the coding sequence ATGGCATCATCACACTTTTTGGAAGGTTGTCCCTCCGAAGGCTCTAGCATCTCTGCCACCTCCGAAGGCATTTCCCATAAACCAAGTgctgaagaagagaagaatcatGATGAGGTGACAACTATGAAGGAGAAGGATGTCAAATCTGAACAAGATCAGGCTTCCAATTCCAATTCCCACATGGTGTTGGATTTTGTTAAGCtatccaaggattattcaattCGAGGGTCGAAAGTGGAATTGGATTTTTTCAATCCAATGAGCTTGGGGGGTTCATCTTCTTCTAGGACTAACAACAATGAAGGAAGAGATGAGAACAACAATGAAGAGAAATCATCTGAGGCTAAGACTTTTTCTTGCAATTTTTGCAAGAAAGAGTTTTCTTCATCACAAGCTTTGGGAGGACACCAAAATGCTCACAAGCAAGAGCGTGCTCTTGCCAAGCGTCGCCAAGGGATTGATGCTGGTGCTTTTGGCAACCCTCATTTTCTTTATTACCCTTATCATCCCACACACTCCTTTTATGGATCATATAATAGGGCACTTGGGGTTAGAATGGAGTCTATGATCCACAAGCCTTCGTATCCTTCACCCTCACTAGGTTTTAGGTTTGGTCAAGGGTGGTCAAGATCACAAGAGATGCTAAACCCTTCTCTTGATAGATTGAGGATGGAGACTTTGCATGCAAATAGTGGAACTAGGATCCTAGGGAGTGATAATACTAATTTGAGGACACAAGATGATCGTGGTACTATTGGGCACAACATTCCATTCCTTGGAGAATCTTCTACAAATGTTGTTACGAAATCAAACTCAGCCCCATTGAGTAACTTGGGTGGTGATCATCCCAAGCAAGAAGCACCCTCTAGTCCTGATTCTTCTGATGAGATTGATTTGTCACTTAAGCTTTAA
- the LOC100801561 gene encoding disease resistance protein RPM1 yields the protein MAETAVSFALGEVYEILKDEAKLLRGIHKDFSDIKDELESIQAFLKDADRRAADEANTNDGIRTWVKQVREASFRIEDVIDEYLRVIHVVQHLGCGASICKITHLISTLISRHQIATEIQDIKLSLSVIKERSERYKFQVSQEQPSSSSTGGIEGSRWHDPRMSSLFIEETEIVGFELPRDELVAWLLKGTEERTVISVVGMGGLGKTTLCKHVFDSENVKSHFDCRACITVSQSYTVRGLFIDMIKQFCRETKDPLPQMLHEMDEKSLISELRQYLEHKRYLIFFDDVWHEDFCDQVEFSMPNNNKRSRIIITTRLMHVAEFFKKSFPVHVHSLQLLPPDKAWELFCKKAFRFELGGKCPAELQGMSNKIVRKCKGLPLAIVAIGGLLSTKSKTVFEWQKVIQNLNLELQRNPHLTSLTKILSLSYDNLPYHLKPCLLYLGIYPEDYSINHTSLTRQWIAEGFVKSDGRRTIEQVADEYLSELIYRSLIQVSSIGFEGKVKNCQVHDLLHEVIVRKMEDLSFCHFLYEGDDESATLGTIRRLSIDTSSNKVLKSTNNAHIRAIHAFKKGGLLDIFMGLLSSKSRPLKVLDLEGTLLSYVPSNLGNLFHLRYLNLRNTKVQVLPKSVGKLKNLETLDIRDTLVHEFPSEINKLKQLRHLLAFHRNYEAEYSLLGFTTGVVMKKGIKNLTSLQNLCYVEVEHAGIDLIQEMRFLRQLRKLGLRCVRREYGNAICASVEEMKQLESLNITAIAQDEIIDLNSISSLPQLRRLHLKARLEKMPNWISTLEFLVKIRLALSNLKDDPLRSLEKLPSLLKVSIWDNAYDGQILHFRSGGFPKLKELYLARLNRVNSILIDKGALLSLENFKLNKMPHLKEVPSGIKALDNLKALDFLDMPTEFVESIDPQNGQNYWIINHVPLVFIRHWIGPKLNDFEVRTIRLFYRE from the coding sequence ATGGCAGAAACAGCAGTATCTTTTGCCTTAGGAGAAGTTTACGAAATCCTAAAGGACGAAGCAAAGCTGCTAAGAGGCATCCACAAAGACTTTTCAGACATCAAAGATGAACTAGAAAGCATTCAAGCCTTCCTCAAAGATGCAGATAGAAGGGCTGCAGATGAAGCAAACACCAATGATGGAATAAGAACTTGGGTGAAGCAGGTCAGAGAAGCATCATTTCGTATAGAAGATGTAATTGATGAATACCTCAGGGTGATTCATGTGGTCCAACATCTTGGATGTGGGGCTTCAATTTGCAAGATTACACACCTGATCAGCACATTGATTTCTCGTCATCAGATAGCAACAGAGATTCAGGACATTAAATTGTCACTTTCtgtaattaaggaaagaagtgAAAGGtataagtttcaagtttcacAAGAACAACCATCAAGCAGCAGCACTGGAGGGATAGAAGGTAGTAGATGGCATGATCCTAGAATGAGTTCCCTTTTCATCGAGGAAACTGAAATTGTAGGATTTGAATTGCCAAGAGATGAATTGGTTGCTTGGTTGTTGAAGGGCACAGAAGAGCGCACAGTAATTTCTGTGGTAGGGATGGGAGGACTTGGAAAAACCACTCTTTGCAAGCACGTCTTTGATAGTGAAAATGTAAAAAGTCACTTTGATTGTCGTGCTTGCATCACAGTTTCTCAATCATACACTGTCAGAGGGTTATTCATAGACATGATAAAGCAATTCTGTAGGGAGACAAAAGACCCTCTTCCACAAATGTTACATGAAATGGATGAGAAGTCATTAATTTCTGAATTGAGGCAATACTTGGAGCATAAAAGGTATTTGATATTCTTTGATGATGTATGGCATGAAGATTTTTGTGACCAAGTTGAATTTTCCATGCCTAATAACAATAAAAGAAGCAGGATCATAATCACCACTAGACTGATGCACGTTGCTGAGTTTTTCAAGAAATCCTTTCCTGTTCATGTTCACAGCCTACAACTGTTGCCTCCAGACAAAGCATGGGAACTCTTTTGCAAGAAGGCATTTAGATTTGAGCTAGGTGGGAAATGTCCAGCAGAGCTTCAAGGTATGTCAAACAAAATTGTTAGAAAATGTAAGGGGCTACCTTTGGCGATTGTGGCCATTGGTGGTCTATTGTCAACAAAATCTAAAACTGTGtttgaatggcaaaaggtgatCCAAAATCTAAACCTGGAGTTGCAGCGTAACCCCCATCTAACTAGTTTAACTAAGATTTTGTCTCTTAGTTATGATAACCTGCCTTACCATTTGAAACCATGCCTTTTGTATTTGGGTATATATCCAGAGGACTACTCCATTAATCACACAAGTTTAACTCGACAATGGATAGCTGAAGGATTTGTTAAATCTGATGGGAGAAGAACTATAGAGCAGGTTGCAGATGAGTACTTATCTGAGTTAATCTATAGAAGTCTGATTCAAGTCTCGAGCATAGGCTTTGAAGGGAAAGTTAAAAATTGTCAAGTCCATGATTTATTACATGAAGTGATCGTAAGAAAAATGGAGGACTTGAGTTTTTGCCATTTTTTGTATGAAGGTGATGATGAATCAGCCACACTTGGAACAATTAGACGCCTATCTATAGACACTAGTTCCAACAAAGTGTTGAAGAGCACTAACAACGCACACATTCGTGCTATTCATGCTTTTAAAAAAGGAGGACTGCTTGACATTTTTATGGGTCTCTTATCTTCGAAGTCTAGGCCTTTGAAAGTACTCGACCTTGAAGGTACATTGTTAAGTTATGTTCCTAGTAATTTAGGGAATCTTTTTCACTTAAGGTACCTAAATCTAAGGAATACTAAAGTACAGGTTCTTCCTAAATCTGTTGGGAAGTTAAAGAACCTAGAGACCCTGGATATAAGAGATACGTTGGTTCATGAGTTTCCAAGTGAAATAAACAAGCTCAAACAGTTACGACATCTTCTTGCTTTCCATCGAAACTATGAAGCTGAGTATTCTCTGTTGGGATTTACAACTGGAGTTGTAATGAAAAAGGGTATTAAAAACTTGACTTCCCTACAAAATCTTTGCTATGTGGAGGTTGAACATGCAGGAATTGATCTCATCCAAGAGATGAGATTCTTAAGGCAGTTAAGGAAGTTAGGCTTAAGGTGTGTTCGAAGGGAATATGGGAATGCAATATGTGCTTCAGTGGAAGAGATGAAACAACTTGAATCACTTAATATCACTGCAATAGCTCAAGATGAAATCATTGACTTGAACTCTATATCATCCCTACCCCAACTTCGACGACTTCATTTGAAAGCAAGACTGGAGAAGATGCCTAATTGGATTTCAACACTTGAGTTTCTTGTTAAAATAAGGCTGGCTTTATCCAATTTGAAAGATGATCCGTTGAGATCGCTAGAAAAGTTGCCAAGTTTGTTGAAGGTTAGTATTTGGGACAATGCCTATGATGGTCAAATTTTGCATTTTCGAAGTGGAGGTTTTCCAAAATTGAAGGAATTGTATCTTGCTCGGTTGAATAGAGTAAATTCTATCCTCATAGACAAAGGAGCTTTGCTTTCtcttgaaaattttaaacttaacAAAATGCCCCATCTCAAGGAGGTACCCTCTGGCATCAAAGCCTTGGATAACCTCAAAGCTCTTGATTTCCTTGACATGCCAACTGAATTTGTTGAGAGCATTGATCCACAAAATGGACAAAATTATTGGATCATCAATCATGTTCCCCTTGTATTCATTCGCCACTGGATTGGCCCAAAACTCAATGATTTTGAAGTCCGCACCATTCGCTTGTTCTACAGGGAGTGA